In Leishmania braziliensis MHOM/BR/75/M2904 contig, possible fusion of chromosomes 20 and 34, the following proteins share a genomic window:
- a CDS encoding putative kinesin heavy chain, whose product MYGQTGSGKTHTMFGDLNGGAWTTGCGSGRTSAAVASNSHNNEEDVKEKLVEDDSHARTPLSEEEPGEVESYPYEHQKAQEEEDEERQHEPQQQQAPQQAFHAVGISLKTMHPGMTDYPIQAGHRASSALATSRSTATASPPPTATTSFCRTRATVTPLGELLQVNALQNTTDSNSAEHFYVAVNKSEKMFAAATAVTESTSCAPPPAPRSAASSSSAFSRSELPRSTAKSATGTRSAFTGDAVSGVIPRAVHDIFDAIARADPSKEFDVQMFFVEVYMEQIRDLLVPNSSTATPLPSAGFAPTLPMGPRKLQLREDVNTNSFYVDGCRSPHVSSARDVLHLVKRGLKHRATSATAMNETSSRSHCLLNLTVKSVDRTQGVSTVGKLYLVDLAGSEKVSKTNAKGMRLEEAKLINKSLTTLGMVIMSLTDHNATHTPYRDSVLTKILKDSLGGNSHTALVLCCSPSPYNAPETLSTLRFGARAKAIKNKAVVNRDLTAAQLRRMLETAKAEIERLHVTVQQLSMTNGVTSSCQETPDFPVAASRKLSSSTTATASPKATETDTFHISKLLEERATEQARLQNLRAEVAQLQDSLNGAQDIISALQEERDGYIDKAQSFQEEVSVWEEAHTASLKRAAIQNALLQQCAVLLRTQGSEIKDLTQRMEAYSQPLQQARQAVDQLHAYVFGTNTSRERRQTLLTAEACQSDAITAASQLTPAGNVPLVLAKECALHGLIPYPPASVDAVDVDALGSVTEDGWRRDTNSNLPDGESPNPRRHPGANADPLQPSSSQPQPQHRVASQYRDGFSSGSISVSPGTAAAQQWLSRTASAGEYDNGALHVSSCGGGSTTPAAPAECVRRLEERLSSLQSDHTALQQQYKELLAELQSKQRILDLRGSHLITVKDELKREYMVNKELRERLEKDRDSLRGPLEMARNDANYWRRRYEELASRKAQPRFSECQRDSLLYAFSSLPPPPQQHESGRGSLMNTDSLKATAIHASEALTSGDCTTAGRNCPSIPDVPSGGLSSRASGEDVLLSLSSSTTPLRSTVARLTTEREG is encoded by the coding sequence ATGTATGGGCAGACGGGAAGCGGCAAGACGCACACGATGTTCGGAGACTTGAATGGTGGCGCGTGGACAACCGGCTGCGGCTCAGGCCGGACCTCTGCAGCCGTCGCCTCCAACTCGCACaacaacgaggaggacgtAAAAGAGAAGCTGGTGGAGGACGACAGTCATGCCCGCACGCCCCTAAGCGAGGAGGAGCCTGGAGAAGTGGAGTCCTACCCATACGAGCACCAGAAAGcgcaagaggaagaagacgaGGAGCGACAACACGaaccgcaacagcagcaagcaCCTCAGCAAGCCTTTCATGCGGTCGGCATATCACTCAAGACAATGCATCCAGGGATGACTGACTATCCTATCCAAGCTGGTCACCGGGCGAGCTCAGCGCTAGCGACATCAAggagcaccgccaccgcgtcaccgccgccaacaGCGACGACATCCTTCTGTCGTACCCGCGCCACCGTCACTCCGCTTGGGGAGCTGCTGCAAGTCAACGCACTTCAAAATACGACCGACAGCAACTCTGCGGAGCACTTCTATGTAGCGGTGAACAAATCGGAAAAGATGTTTGCTGCCGCTACTGCCGTTACTGAGTCGACCTCGTGCGCTCCACCGCCGGCACCAAGATCCGCAGCGTCATCGTCCTCTGCGTTTTCCCGTAGTGAACTGCCTCGATCTACGGCGAAGAGCGCGACAGGCACGCGCTCCGCCTTCACCGGCGACGCCGTCAGCGGCGTTATTCCGCGCGCGGTGCATGACATCTTCGACGCCATCGCCCGCGCAGACCCGTCCAAGGAGTTCGACGTGCAGATGTTTTTCGTAGAGGTGTACATGGAACAGATTCGCGACCTCCTCGTCCCCAACTCATCCACCGCGACGCCATTACCTTCAGCTGGCTTCGCACCAACCCTGCCGATGGGGCCGCGTAAGCTGCAGCTACGCGAGGATGTGAACACGAACTCGTTCTACGTCGATGGATGTCGCAGCCCGCACGTGTCGTCTGCTAGAGATGTGCTGCATCTCGTGAAGCGTGGCCTTAAGCACCGGGCCACCTCAGCCACCGCAATGAACGAGACGAGCAGCCGTAGTCATTGCCTGCTGAACCTGACGGTGAAGAGCGTTGACCGCACGCAAGGGGTGTCAACTGTAGGGAAGCTCTACTTGGTTGACCTCGCTGGTAGCGAGAAGGTCAGCAAAACCAATGCGAAAGGGATGCGCCTGGAGGAGGCAAAGCTGATTAACAAGTCCCTCACCACTCTCGGCATGGTCATCATGTCTCTAACAGATCACaacgccacgcacacgccgtATCGGGATAGCGTGCTGACGAAGATCTTAAAGGACTCACTCGGCGGCAACTCGCACACGGCTCTcgtgctctgctgcagcccaTCTCCGTACAACGCGCCGGAGACGCTTTCGACGCTGCGCTTTGGTGCTCGCGCCAAGGCTATCAAGAACAAGGCTGTGGTGAACCGTGACctcaccgcggcgcagctgcgacgcaTGTTGGAGACGGCCAAAGCGGAGATCGAGCGCCTGCACGTGACGGTTCAGCAGCTGAGCATGACAAATGGAGTCACAAGCAGCTGTCAAGAGACGCCGGACTTCCCTGTCGCCGCGTCACGCAAACTGTCgagctccaccaccgccacggcgTCTCCAAAAGCGACTGAGACGGACACGTTCCACATCAGTAAACTGCTCGAGGAGCGTGCCACGGAGCAGGCGCGGTTGCAGAATCTCCGCgctgaggtggcgcagctgcaggataGCCTCAACGGCGCCCAGGACATCATCAGTGccctgcaggaggagcgtGACGGCTACATCGACAAGGCACAGAGCTTCCAGGAGGAGGTCAGCGTCTGGGAAGAGGCACATACGGCGTCCTTGAAGCGCGCGGCTATTCAGaatgcactgctgcagcagtgtgcGGTGCTCCTTCGCACCCAGGGAAGCGAGATCAAAGACCTCACCCAGCGCATGGAAGCCTACAGTCAGCCCCTTCAACAAGCCCGACAGGCCGTCGACCAGCTCCACGCCTACGTGTTCGGGACGAACACAAGCCGTGAGCGACGACAAACGCTTCTCACCGCGGAGGCGTGCCAATCGGATGCCATCACAGCAGCCTCCCAACTGACACCTGCGGGGAATGTGCCGCTGGTGTTGGCCAAAGAATGCGCGCTGCATGGTCTCATACCCTATCCGCCGGCCTCCGTAGATGCAGTGGATGTGGACGCCTTGGGCAGCGTCACAGAGGATGGTTGGCGGCGCGACACCAACAGCAACCTTCCGGATGGAGAATCACCTAATCCGCGTCGCCATCCAGGTGCGAACGCTGACCCTCTACAGCCCAGCAGCTCGCAGCCTCAGCCTCAACACCGTGTTGCAAGCCAATACCGCGACGGCTTCTCGTCGGGGTCGATAAGTGTGTCGCCtgggacggcggcggcgcaacaGTGGCTgtcgcgcaccgcctcggcAGGGGAGTATGACAATGGTGCTTTACACGTCAGCTCCTGTGGGGGAGGCAGCAcgacgccagcagcacctgcagagTGTGTCCGTCGCCTCGAGGAGCGGCTTTCTTCGCTCCAGTCTGACCACaccgcactgcagcagcagtacaaAGAGCTCCTGGCTGAGCTGCAGTCGAAGCAGCGTATTCTGGACCTCCGCGGCAGCCACCTCATCACTGTGAAAGATGAGCTGAAGCGGGAGTACATGGTAAACAAAGAGCTACGGGAGCGCCTAGAGAAGGACCGAGACAGCCTACGAGGGCCGCTCGAGATGGCGCGGAATGATGCCAACTACTGGCGTCGGCGGTACGAAGAGCTTGCAAGTCGAAAGGCACAACCACGCTTCTCtgagtgccagcgtgactctCTCCTCTATGCCTTTTcgtcactgccaccacccccgcagcagcacgagtcCGGGCGCGGGAGCTTAATGAACACAGATTCCTTGAAGGCCACAGCTATCCACGCGTCTGAGGCTTTGACAAGTGGCGACTGCACGACTGCAGGCAGGAATTGCCCCTCCATCCCAGATGTCCCGTCAGGCGGCCTGTCGTCGAGGGCATCGGGCGAGGATGTGCTGCTGAGCCTCTCCTCGAGCACAACTCCATTGCGATCAACTGTGGCACGGCTCACCACAGAGCGCGAGGGCTGA
- a CDS encoding putative serine/threonine protein phosphatase 2A regulatory subunit yields the protein MEQFESVKTMIDNLRSEDPEARLSSMRGIHLISTTLGPERTRDELLLYLTDYLDDNDEVLRVFANALGTMLPEVGGVEYTSSLLVPLEILGSLDEVTVRDEAVASLQLIGNQIFMPGSTTGSSGVSSADNKHKDSNAKAQGDFISMVRRLGEGMPQCRSTACSLISTVYPCSDASTRADLMRLFQRLCEDDEILVRRAACIAMGKHLARVLGPKGCSELVPILSAFAKDESDGVRLQAVATCASLLQMLPEMQHSAILLAVRSLSSDSSWRVRYMAADSLGNLAAALSPPDVVKYAVPVFRSLCQDSEPEIRAAAVFNMANVLAACRDAAGKKDILVTGTRLVSDDVSHVRMSLASAVLKSVAHVAKDLWGTTIVPACTALLRDAEADVRLALVSGFNSMGNTPEAKELAPSLVPVVINLAADSKWRVREVVVTQVPYVITSLGRNAEQVLQVCIIRLTDRVAAIRDAAVQSCCKLVAEHGSNWAASKLLPQVLSLVTDPNYLHRVALCHLYAGLANVAAFDTTACESAVWPQLVTLHKDPVPNVRLNVAKAIMALSRADKIPARLTKPVLRSLSEDAEVDVRDATAAAPSLKASTSKK from the coding sequence atgGAGCAGTTCGAGTCTGTAAAGACCATGATCGACAACCTCCGGTCCGAGGACCCGGAGGCGCGCCTGAGCAGCATGCGCGGCATCCACCTCATCAGCACCACGCTGGGCCCTGAGCGTACTCGTGACGAACTCCTATTGTACCTCACGGACTACCTCGATGACAacgacgaggtgctgcgcgtgtTCGCGAACGCGCTGGGAACGATGCTGCCGGAGGTAGGAGGCGTAGAGTACACCAGCAGTCTGCTGGTCCCACTAGAGATCCTGGGTAGCCTGGACGAAGTGACCGTGCGCGACGAGGCTGTCGCATCTCTCCAGCTCATTGGAAACCAAATTTTCATGCCTGGTAGCAccacaggcagcagcggtgtgtcTTCGGCTGACAACAAGCACAAGGACTCGAATGCAAAGGCGCAAGGTGACTTCATCAGCATGGTCCGCCGTCTAGGTGAAGGGATGCCGCAGtgtcgcagcaccgcctgctcGCTCATCTCCACCGTCTATCCCTGCTCTGACGCCAGCACGCGCGCGGACTTGATGAGGCTTTTTCAGAGGCTCTGCGAGGACGACGAGATCCTCGTGCGGCGTGCCGCGTGCATTGCCATGGGCAAACACCTCGCCCGGGTGCTTGGCCCGAAGGGGTGCTCAGAGCTGGTGCCGATCCTGAGCGCGTTTGCCAAAGACGAGAGTGACGGTGTGCGCCTGCAAGCGGTGGCGACGTGTGCGTCCCTGCTTCAGATGCTCCCTGAGATGCAGCACTCAGCTATCCTCTTAGCTGTTCGCTCGCTCTCGTCGGATAGCTCGTGGCGCGTTCGCTACATGGCGGCAGATTCTTTAGGCAACCTCGCGGCCGCTCTCTCGCCACCGGACGTCGTCAAGTATGCTGTGCCGGTGTTCCGCTCCTTGTGCCAAGACTCAGAGCCAGAGATTCGCGCGGCTGCGGTGTTCAATATGGCTAACGTGCTTGCCGCTTGTCGAGACGCCGCCGGCAAGAAGGATATTCTCGTGACCGGCACTCGACTCGTGTCCGATGACGTCAGCCACGTCCGCATGAGCCTCGCGAGCGCGGTGCTGAAGTCGGTGGCGCACGTGGCCAAGGACCTTTGGGGGACTACCATCGTCCCAGCGTGCACCGCACTGCTGCGGGATGCGGAAGCGGATGTGCGGCTGGCGCTCGTGTCTGGTTTTAACTCCATGGGCAACACCCCGGAGGCAAAGGAGCTGGCCCCGAGCCTGGTTCCTGTTGTCATCAACCTCGCAGCGGATTCGAAATGGCGCGTGCGGGAAGTGGTCGTGACACAGGTTCCCTACGTGATCACGTCGCTGGGGCGGAACGcggagcaggtgctgcaggtgtgCATCATCCGTCTGACCGACCGGGTAGCCGCCATCCGTGACGCCGCAGTGCAGTCGTGCTGTAAGCTCGTAGCCGAACACGGGAGCAACTGGGCGGCCTCAAAGCTCCTGCCACAGGTTCTGAGTCTCGTGACAGACCCTAACTACCTCCATCGAGTCGCGCTCTGCCACCTGTACGCGGGCCTTGCGAACGTCGCCGCTTTCGACACGACCGCATGCGAGTCAGCGGTGTGGCCGCAACTTGTGACGCTGCACAAGGATCCTGTGCCGAATGTGCGCCTGAACGTGGCCAAGGCAATCATGGCGCTCAGCCGCGCTGACAAGATCCCTGCGCGACTAACAAAGCCGGTGCTGAGGAGCCTTAGTGAAGACGCCGAGGTGGACGTACGCgatgcgacggcggcagcaccgtcgctAAAAGCATCCACGTCAAAGAAATAA
- a CDS encoding rRNA biogenesis protein-like protein, protein MSGTSTAAATSAAPLFREYRVHHTTADGILVQLPKSKGFGRLTTATLGNDLLAKRLHTSLSTREHVIAIPMRSRDAQGYRLLTVDLKEGFSAILTYPEPVRRLVPRLLRKHMLVGLGTTAPARLVRGSAKGSVLTIQPRITAVAALEDLTKDAASAPLKSFSGAASRPHQRQKSRGGGSVGSGSGDDDEHHTDHAQEVSPLSANAEGQKAAACRNAIEVRILNYDVNADVVNVTAKAEVVEGTPLDTAVSEAALATLHPGDFVSCTVLLSSTDDGCAVVQIPLRSVTVDLHDSSSACATVLGYYVYDWDGKGVSEAPVVGHTVDLVVEFCPEFSALRSVAPFVILSDRLRQFHRLPAVRQIPRVTIETSTPASASALPATTTPTPPAAARGLLGFFPWRTEYAAMANRSEESEDIEDAAEGLRCHGTAQDRQQRARRRKLEEAIDAYERGIETAVPTSPEEFQRLLLANPNSSYMWTQYMAYHVGLQQYETARQVAEKALSTIGVREQEELLNVWVAYLNVENLYGTEESLSAVFRRAQQRQLNQLALFERLADIYTASRKPNQLLALCRAMTGKFRTERRAWERLGIVLIDQGKRDQLKRTLKDMGNMLKRDDATLAIVHIAIHEYKHGNPENGRALFEGLLRKVPKRSDVWSTYTDQEMGLLIRKDPTGSTLQVRQIFQRAVAMNFSAKVMQQVLTRFLSFEKLHGTLTDVEAVKKCARTYVEAKIHTMTDPSIPDAADA, encoded by the coding sequence ATGTCAGgcacctccaccgctgcggccacCTCCGCGGCCCCACTCTTTCGGGAGTACCGCGTGCACCACACCACTGCCGATGGCATCCTTGTGCAGCTACCCAAGAGTAAGGGCTTCGGCCGGCTCACCACCGCGACTCTTGGCAATGATCTGCTGGCGAAGCGTCTTCACACGAGCCTCTCGACCCGAGAGCACGTGATCGCCATACCAATGCGCTCGCGCGATGCCCAGGGGTACCGGCTGCTAACAGTAGACTTGAAGGAGGGCTTTAGCGCGATACTCACCTACCCCGAGCCGGTGCGCCGCCTTGTGCCGAGGCTTCTACGCAAGCACATGCTGGTCGGACTCGGTACTACTGCTCCAGCTCGCCTGGTGCGCGGTTCTGCCAAGGGCTCAGTGCTGACCATTCAGCCTCGCAtaacggcggtggcggcactggAAGACCTGACCAAGGATGCCGCCTCCGCACCCCTCAAGTCCTTCAGCGGGGCCGCATCGCGTCCCCATCAGCGGCAGAAAAgccgcggaggcggcagcgtcggtagtggcagcggcgacgacgatgagcACCACACCGACCATGCGCAAGAAGTCAGTCCACTGAGCGCAAACGCAGAGGGACaaaaggcggcggcgtgcagaAACGCCATCGAGGTGCGCATTCTCAACTACGATGTGAACGCCGACGTCGTCAATGTGACAGCGAAAGCGGAGGTGGTTGAGGGCACGCCGCTCGACACGGCCGTCTccgaggcagcgctggccACACTGCACCCTGGAGACTTCGTATCCTGCACAGTTCTCCTCTCGTCAACGGATGACGGCTGTGCTGTTGTCCAGATACCTCTGCGGAGCGTCACCGTAGACTTGcatgacagcagcagcgcctgcgcaacTGTGCTGGGCTACTACGTGTACGACTGGGACGGCAAAGGGGTCTCCGAGGCGCCGGTGGTTGGTCACACGGTGGATCTCGTGGTCGAGTTCTGCCCTGAATTTTCGGCTCTGCGTAGCGTGGCGCCGTTTGTGATTTTGTCGGATCGACTTCGTCAGTTTCACCGCCTTCCAGCAGTGCGTCAGATCCCCAGGGTCACGATCGAGACCTCGACGCCGGCGTCGGCCTCTGCTTTGCCTGcgaccaccacccccacacctcctgctgcggcgcgcggACTGCTGGGGTTCTTCCCGTGGCGGACCGAGTACGCGGCGATGGCAAACCGCTccgaggagagcgaggacATCGAAGACGCAGCCGAGGGTCTCCGCTGCCACGGCACGGCTCAGGATCGTCAGCAACGAGCGCGCCGCCGAAAACTAGAGGAAGCAATCGATGCCTACGAGCGCGGCATAGAGACGGCAGTGCCGACCAGCCCGGAGGAGTTCCAGCGTCTGCTGCTTGCGAACCCGAACAGCAGCTACATGTGGACACAATATATGGCCTACCACGTTGGCCTGCAGCAGTACGAGACAGCGCGTCAGGTGGCCGAGAAGGCACTGAGCACCATCGGTGTGCGtgagcaggaggagctgctgaacgTCTGGGTAGCGTACCTCAACGTCGAGAACCTGTACGGCACGGAGGAGTCGCTCTCAGCGGTGTTCCGGCGcgcgcagcaacggcagctgaACCAGCTCGCACTATTTGAGCGACTCGCCGACATTTACACGGCGTCGCGCAAGCCTAATCAACTCCTTGCATTGTGTCGTGCCATGACAGGCAAGTTCCGCACTGAGCGTCGCGCGTGGGAGCGTCTTGGCATCGTCCTCATTGATCAAGGCAAGCGCGATCAGCTGAAGCGGACTTTGAAGGACATGGGCAATATGCTGAAGCGCGATGACGCGACGCTGGCTATTGTGCACATTGCTATTCATGAGTACAAGCACGGGAATCCCGAGAATGGGCGCGCGCTCTTTGAAGGTCTGCTGCGCAAGGTGCCAAAGCGATCTGACGTTTGGTCAACCTACACGGACCAAGAGATGGGACTGCTGATCCGCAAGGACCCGACGGGGTCAACACTTCAGGTACGGCAGATCTTCCAGCGCGCTGTCGCGATGAACTTCTCAGCAAAGGTGATGCAGCAGGTTCTCACgcgcttcctctcctttgaGAAGCTGCACGGCACGCTGACTGACGTCGAGGCGGTGAAGAAGTGTGCGCGCACCTATGTGGAGGCAAAGATTCACACCATGACCGACCCCAGCATCCCTGACGCGGCGGACGCGTGA